caagataagtgacccactgggaagttgctcgtgagttcccagaaacaaagccacgagggcgtggtcgaggcccaaagcggacaatatcgtgctacgatggagtcaagCCCGAAAAGTGGTGGGGGCCctggccaggatgtgacatctACTACATAATCATacaatatatttcttttttaatataggaaaaataaaaaattatacatcTCTCTTATTCATATCCACACTTTATATCACTAATTATACTAATTCATATTCTCTACTTGCAAAAATCAAGTAATTTGTTGGCATTAGTTTGTTGCAAAATGTTACTTTACCTCTACAAATATTGTGAATAATGTTATAGGAAAGTACAagtcacacactcatttttacctcccatacatctttgttaattttttaccattagtcttcttcaattcattttatttgacggctaaaaattgagagagacgtgtgagaagtaaaaaatagtgtgtgaatagcactacccaTGTTCTATCTTTTAtactttttcaagttttaggttGGTTTCCATAATTAAATTGTCAAAAGATTCTTTTCCCTCACATTGCATTATGTATTATAAAATTGAATCATTTTatgtcttttatttatttgttccaTATGACCATTAAATTAATGATGTGACATATAGTTGACCGTTTATAGGTAAAAGCAACACGCTTAAACCAAATGAACCAAACTGTTCGTTTATCGTTTTAGAATTCGAAGTACTGAGTAAAAGCTTAAGCTCCATGATGCCTAGTTATGGTTCATGTGCGCATGTGTGCCAGTGCTTCAACATAAACTCAAAAAACAATCACTCACTTGTCACGTTATCAACTTAAAAATGATCATGCTAACGTCATAAAATAGAAATTAATACAATTTTAAATTCACATaatacaatataaaaaaaattaaattcgtaaacattttaaaaaaccCTTAAGACTTGAAAAGTGTAAAATGTATTCAATCCTAAATATAATAATcaaatgtttaattaattttcattctGACTTTTCTTTGTGTTCAACTTGAGAGGTATTATTCTGAAAAAAAGAATTTGAGAGGTATTAACTTGGCCAACCAAACCTAATTATCCCCAAAGtaaaaaacaactctttttccATTCTCAATGTATGGTAGCAGATGGATTTTTCTGGGATGTCCAAAGTACATATTATATATCAGCCAACTAGGGTTTAATAATTTGTCCCCTTCTCTTCAATGGAGAAGatagatttttcagtatatCGAGAACACAATTTGATATATTAAGCGTTGAaatcatttatattataacattttaTGTATCTATCCATGTTCAGAATGCATTTAAAAGTTTGTTGACAGAGAGTCCAACGGCAGCTAGAAAAAGGCATCCATTCCATTATGTTTTGTGTAcattttactttatttatttgatgGCGGTCGTTCTGGTTCATACAAAATAGACATCCATTCCATTCACTCTTCAACCTCAATTCCAGATTTTTAATCTGGATTTTTCCTGGAAACTGGCCAACGTTTCTACCGAAATAAGGCATCCATTCCATTGACTCTTCAACCTCAATTCCGGATTTTTAATCTGGATTTTTCCTAGAAACTAGCCAACGTTTCTATCAAAATAAGGCATCCATTCCATTGACTCTTCAACTTCAATTCCAGATTTTTAATCTGGATTTTTCCAGGAAACTGGCCAACATTCTACCGAAATAATCAATATGCCATTTTGGTATTCATGGCAAGTGAATTTTGTCTTATGACTATTTTGATTTTAGTTTGGTGTTAGAGCTGAGGTTTTGAAATTAGTTTTACGATATTGTGTTGATACCAGTTTGATGATGGATAgatgttgctttttttttttcactaaattttgtttaataaagTGATAGAAATATAGAAGGATCGAAGAATCAACTCATTTCCGTTCAAACAAAAATTCTTTTAATCTAATTCAAAAAAGAAATGCAAAGGCGAAAAAGATGGCAACACTAAAATGTGATTAAGAATCCGAATAAACAAAGGAACAACTAATTTTTCCGATTCTTAgaccaaataaattttttttggtcgaactCAGACTAAATAAGTTGACTTAAATAAAATCACACTTAGGAGGACTTTTATTCGATCAGCCGATGGCTTCTTTGCCCTTTGAAATTTCAACTCTCAAGAAAGAATGCTGCTGTTTTGCATGTTCATGGTGGCCTTTCGAGTCGGCAAGTGTGCCTTCAGCCAGACAGCAAATCCCACCTCCTAACCCTACCATTTTCGTAATTAAACCCATCTCCAAGggcgaaaaaaaaaagaacgaggatcctctccggattcttTTTATGAAAATCCTAGGAATCCTCACATCTTAACCGTTTATCGTACAACGTATGACcagtttttatcaggtactatttgtgtttaattttaaataaaaaaaatttaaataatttctgacaaTATGATGTACAATGATTGATTAAGATGTGAGAATCCTTTAACTATTTGGATTCGGACGCGATTCAAATCTGAAAAAACAGACGCATCTCCTGACCTGGAGTGCTTGACCATGCACTCACTCACCTTAACAGCTAATGCGAAAAGGACAAAGAACACTTCTCTGCGTCCCCTGCAATTCTCCTGTTTCATTCACTTCCCGAAACTCCATGTGTGACCCTTTACCTCCCTCCTCCACCTTTTTCAGCTTCTCCCCTTTTACTTTGGAGATTCTGGACTACCCCAATCTTCACGGCCGGACATTCAGCATCAGTTATAGTCGAGCGACTCCACCAACTGGTCATCTGACCTAACTCACGTCTTCTACTTCCTTAGTTTCTCTAcaatgaacaaaacaaaaccaaatcccaaacCTCTCCTCCTCGTAATTCTACTACCTTCGATCCTATCCTGCCAACCAGCTTTTGCTGTCGACTTTGTCTTCAACGGCTTCAACTCCTCCGACATGTTGCTCCTCTACAGCAACGCCACCGTCGAATCTCGAACCATAACGCTCACAAACAACACCAACTTCTCCATCGGTCGAGCTCTCTACAAATCCAAGATCCCTACCAAAGAACCTAACTCATCGTATGTATACCCTTTCTCAacttctttcattttctccatTGCCCCTTACAAGAACACACTTGCCGGTCACGGCATGGTCTTCATTTTTGTGCCGCAAACTGGCATCAAGGGGACGAGCTCGAGCGAGCATCTCGGACTCTTCAACTTCACCAACGGCGGTAGCTCCGACAACCATGTTTTCGGTGTTGAATTTGATGTGTTTAAGAATGAGGAGTTCACGGATATTAGTGACAACCATGTCGGCATCGATCTGAATTCTCTTCAATCTGTCAAGGCACACGAGGCAGGgttttggccggaaaatagTGATGGAAGTGATGAAAAAAGTTTCAAGAAATTGAAGCTTAATAGTGGGGAAAATTACCAGGTTTGGATTGATTACAAGGATCTTTTGATCAATGTTACAATGGTGCGGGCCGGCGCAAAAAGGCCGAAAACACCGTTGTTGAGTTTTGGCTACAATTTGTCTGATGTATTTTTGGATGAAATGTTTATTGGGTTCACAAGTGCAACGGGGCAGTTAGTTGAGAGCCACAGGGTTTTGGCATGGAGTTTTAGCAATTCCAACTTTTGGTTGAGTGAGAGTTTGATCACTTCTGGTTTACCTTCTTTTGTGCTTCCAAAGAGTTCGATTTTCGCATCAAAAGGTTTCATTGCAGGGATCACAGTGGGTGGATTTTTTGTGATTTGTATACTTGCTCTGTTTTCTCTGTTTTTGGTCAAGAGGCATAGGAGGCTAGCAAGGGAGAGGGAGGAAATGGAAGATTGGGAATTGGAGTACTGGCCACATAGAATGACTTATCAGGAAATCGAGAAGTCGACGAAGGGTTTCGATGAAGAGAATGTGATCGGAGTTGGAGGCAATGGGAAGGTTTACAAGGGTGTTTTAGCAGGAGGGGCAAAGATCGCGGTGAAGCGCATCTCGCACGAAAATGATGGGATGAGGGAATTCTTGGCTGAGATTTCAAGCATTGGGAGGTTGAAGC
This genomic stretch from Pyrus communis chromosome 2, drPyrComm1.1, whole genome shotgun sequence harbors:
- the LOC137726758 gene encoding L-type lectin-domain containing receptor kinase VII.1-like, coding for MNKTKPNPKPLLLVILLPSILSCQPAFAVDFVFNGFNSSDMLLLYSNATVESRTITLTNNTNFSIGRALYKSKIPTKEPNSSYVYPFSTSFIFSIAPYKNTLAGHGMVFIFVPQTGIKGTSSSEHLGLFNFTNGGSSDNHVFGVEFDVFKNEEFTDISDNHVGIDLNSLQSVKAHEAGFWPENSDGSDEKSFKKLKLNSGENYQVWIDYKDLLINVTMVRAGAKRPKTPLLSFGYNLSDVFLDEMFIGFTSATGQLVESHRVLAWSFSNSNFWLSESLITSGLPSFVLPKSSIFASKGFIAGITVGGFFVICILALFSLFLVKRHRRLAREREEMEDWELEYWPHRMTYQEIEKSTKGFDEENVIGVGGNGKVYKGVLAGGAKIAVKRISHENDGMREFLAEISSIGRLKHRNLVGLRGWCKREKGRIMLVYDYMENESLDKRVFDCDENKMLNFEDRIRVLKDVASGVLYLHEGWESKVLHRDIKASNVLLDKEMNGRLGDFGLARMHGHGEVLGTTRVVGTVGYLAPEVIRMGRASEQTDIFGFGILILEVMCGRRPLEDGRPPLVEWVWELMVQGNLLQAFDERLRARGEFDKEEVERVLHLGLLCAYPDPNARPSMRQVVKLLEEKNNDQPDESETEDMDAYLLRKLQSKEMWSDFSQTFGYGSHSHPTFEDIEQSISTSTSLSWSNTSIVEGLDSYNIMRRIIKKVERENQLRRSVASQL